One Candidatus Thermoplasmatota archaeon DNA segment encodes these proteins:
- a CDS encoding fibronectin type III domain-containing protein, producing MEGRHLVLLVLVTSVLAVVQPQNVTADEGNVSETTVHFGLSPVEIVAGITFELSCKVNVVSSDFELKSGESRIASYGVTPGPCSAELGILGIPLALPLYNSTPLGASPYYIPGVSGITLGLADVSIDLVTSLKGTLDTTSAAPLQISEDSPTWDVWGSRQVNVDLASSLTGGRETKSLVMSLGYEISLGVSVWFLGYRLIGFNLMDIGTIPGTPEITNHVTADYKPTAIAFTGDPIATFEEITLYWTKNPDSDFAYYEIIRIHQSLEMSFKIADSNTVTAHLLAKPLQSYELEVRVYDYAMQYSSTDLKSVTTPDYPIPEPVVLFSPQDLTSTSVTFTWSKSTDPYFDRYVVELCDGSRCHRFEIQDTERNSSVLPVFSGRDYTAKVFVYNSFNRLSSSNERSFDVPERREQSIEAGPVDSLLIPIALLVLGLALGMISSFVIQRMRNRNEEDPQTE from the coding sequence ATGGAAGGCAGGCATTTGGTTCTGTTGGTGCTGGTTACCTCCGTACTGGCAGTGGTGCAACCACAAAACGTGACAGCAGACGAAGGAAACGTATCGGAAACCACTGTTCACTTTGGACTATCCCCAGTGGAAATAGTGGCAGGAATCACCTTCGAGCTTTCGTGCAAGGTGAATGTTGTGAGCTCAGATTTCGAGCTCAAGTCGGGAGAGAGTAGGATTGCCTCCTACGGCGTGACTCCAGGTCCCTGCAGTGCGGAGCTGGGGATTCTTGGAATCCCCCTGGCTCTGCCTTTGTACAACTCAACCCCACTCGGTGCATCTCCCTACTACATTCCCGGCGTCTCTGGGATTACGCTTGGTCTCGCGGACGTAAGCATCGACCTCGTCACAAGTTTGAAGGGAACACTGGATACGACTTCAGCAGCGCCTCTCCAAATATCCGAGGACAGTCCTACATGGGATGTGTGGGGAAGCAGGCAAGTCAACGTCGATCTGGCGTCTTCGTTGACTGGCGGGAGGGAGACAAAAAGCCTTGTGATGAGTCTCGGCTATGAAATCTCACTTGGTGTGAGTGTGTGGTTTCTCGGCTATCGACTCATCGGATTCAATCTCATGGATATCGGCACCATTCCAGGGACTCCTGAGATAACAAACCATGTTACGGCGGACTACAAACCCACGGCGATAGCTTTTACAGGAGACCCCATCGCAACCTTCGAGGAAATCACCCTCTATTGGACGAAGAATCCGGACTCGGACTTTGCCTACTACGAGATAATCCGGATTCATCAATCTCTCGAGATGTCATTCAAGATAGCGGACAGCAACACTGTGACAGCCCATCTCCTAGCCAAACCCCTCCAGAGCTATGAACTGGAGGTGAGAGTGTACGACTATGCGATGCAATATTCATCCACTGACCTAAAGTCGGTCACTACTCCTGACTATCCCATTCCTGAGCCGGTTGTTCTGTTTTCACCCCAAGATCTCACTTCGACCAGTGTGACTTTCACGTGGAGCAAGAGCACTGATCCTTATTTCGATAGGTATGTAGTTGAATTGTGTGATGGCTCTAGATGCCACAGATTCGAGATTCAAGACACAGAGAGAAATTCGTCAGTGCTACCTGTTTTCTCTGGAAGGGATTATACCGCAAAAGTGTTTGTCTATAATAGCTTCAATCGCCTCTCGAGTTCCAACGAGCGTTCGTTCGATGTTCCTGAAAGAAGAGAACAATCTATCGAAGCTGGACCTGTTGATTCCCTGCTAATCCCCATTGCTCTTCTTGTTCTGGGACTTGCTTTGGGAATGATTTCGAGCTTTGTAATTCAAAGAATGAGGAATAGAAACGAGGAAGATCCTCAGACCGAATGA
- a CDS encoding lipopolysaccharide biosynthesis protein — protein MRFVTEFFRDLRTSLYRNAIFLMANTVVASGLGFIFWMVVARLYTPYEVGLAATIIPVVFFLGMLSRFGFDIGLVRFLPSSGKNSRAMINSCFTISGAAAILISFIFLMGLEIWSPALLFIRENWIFFASFILFSVVFALFPLMNQVFVARRNAKFVLAGSLISGLRIVLPIFFAVFFGAFGIFASWSVALLFALIIGMLVFMPLVNPGYRPVPTVRKSVVNDMIHFSAGNYVAGIFTAMPAAVLPLLIVNTLPAENVAYYYIAFTIAWLLFAITYAVCTSLFAEGSHFERELKSNVRKALKFIFLLLIPAVIVVLLFGDYLLLLFEAEYSVKGLALLQIFAVSSIFVAFNSTFIATRQVLKKIKPIIAIAAFNALIIVVLGYIFLNWLGLVGIAIAWLVSQGLVSLGIGIFLLAGYVRGRRSPVHAV, from the coding sequence ATGCGTTTCGTGACAGAGTTTTTCCGCGATCTGAGGACGTCGCTCTACAGGAATGCCATCTTCCTGATGGCTAACACGGTCGTGGCAAGCGGCCTGGGCTTCATCTTCTGGATGGTCGTGGCGAGGCTCTACACTCCCTACGAGGTCGGCCTCGCTGCAACCATAATCCCCGTCGTCTTCTTCCTGGGAATGCTCTCCAGGTTCGGATTCGACATAGGTCTCGTGAGGTTCCTTCCCTCCTCCGGAAAGAACTCGAGGGCGATGATAAACTCCTGCTTCACGATAAGCGGTGCCGCAGCCATCCTCATATCCTTCATATTCCTCATGGGTCTGGAGATCTGGTCTCCCGCTCTGCTCTTCATTCGCGAGAACTGGATATTCTTCGCGTCCTTCATCCTCTTCTCCGTGGTCTTCGCTCTCTTCCCTCTTATGAATCAGGTCTTCGTTGCACGAAGGAATGCGAAGTTCGTTTTGGCGGGAAGTCTGATCAGCGGCTTGAGGATAGTTCTTCCCATATTCTTCGCGGTCTTCTTCGGAGCCTTCGGCATATTCGCGTCCTGGAGCGTTGCTCTTCTTTTCGCGCTAATCATCGGCATGCTCGTCTTCATGCCCCTCGTGAATCCGGGATACAGACCGGTTCCGACGGTGAGGAAGAGCGTCGTCAATGATATGATTCACTTTTCCGCGGGGAATTACGTTGCTGGAATCTTCACCGCAATGCCCGCCGCTGTGCTTCCTCTGCTCATTGTGAATACGCTCCCTGCGGAGAACGTAGCCTACTATTACATCGCATTCACGATTGCATGGCTTCTCTTCGCGATAACATATGCGGTGTGCACGTCCCTGTTCGCAGAGGGCTCGCATTTCGAGAGAGAACTGAAGAGCAATGTGCGCAAGGCGTTGAAGTTCATATTCCTTCTTCTGATTCCTGCGGTGATAGTCGTTCTTCTCTTCGGAGATTATCTGTTGTTGCTATTCGAAGCTGAGTACTCGGTTAAGGGCCTGGCCTTGCTTCAGATATTCGCGGTCTCCAGCATCTTCGTCGCATTCAATTCAACGTTCATAGCTACAAGGCAGGTGTTGAAGAAGATCAAGCCAATCATTGCTATAGCGGCTTTCAATGCGCTTATAATCGTGGTGCTCGGCTACATTTTTCTTAATTGGTTAGGCTTGGTTGGAATTGCCATAGCTTGGCTGGTCAGCCAAGGCCTTGTCAGCCTGGGGATAGGCATCTTCCTTCTGGCGGGATACGTCCGTGGGAGACGTTCCCCGGTCCACGCGGTCTGA